The Kutzneria kofuensis genome has a window encoding:
- a CDS encoding aminotransferase-like domain-containing protein codes for MIDWTTRLARRASTTPDLIGGILALAGARDLINFSGGFPDPSLFATDVVGDIARKLIENDAAVALQYSSSEGIASTREALADRLAATDGRRPADAELMVTSGGIDAITLIAKSMLDPGDVVVVEEPSYLGAVSGFMAFDPTLRGVPLDGDGLDVDALATLLRELPTPPKLVYTIPDFQNPSGRTMSVERRTALVELCRQHGILIVEDVAYSQLGFDDAPRPSLWSLGPDVVVQIGTFSKVFFPGVRLGWAVGPAAVVAQLSIAKQNSDQCAGALGQRMLEEYLRAGHLDEHLPLARALYRSRASALTGALERHFDGLATWTVPQGGFFSWLHVPGVDTMALAVVARESRVAFVPGSGFFAESRDNEHLRLSYSRISESDIEEGVVRLAAAVRSLRETS; via the coding sequence GTGATCGACTGGACCACACGGCTGGCGCGGCGCGCGAGCACCACGCCGGACCTCATCGGCGGCATTCTCGCGCTGGCCGGCGCGCGGGACCTGATCAACTTCTCCGGCGGCTTCCCGGACCCCTCGCTGTTCGCCACCGACGTGGTCGGCGACATCGCCCGCAAGCTGATCGAGAACGACGCCGCGGTGGCGCTGCAGTACTCGTCGAGCGAGGGCATCGCCAGCACCCGCGAGGCGCTCGCGGACCGGCTGGCCGCCACCGACGGCCGGCGGCCCGCCGACGCCGAGCTGATGGTCACCAGCGGCGGCATCGACGCCATCACGCTGATCGCCAAGAGCATGCTCGACCCCGGTGACGTGGTCGTCGTCGAGGAGCCCAGCTACCTCGGCGCTGTCTCCGGCTTCATGGCGTTCGACCCGACCCTGCGCGGCGTGCCGCTGGACGGCGACGGCCTCGACGTCGACGCGTTGGCCACGCTGCTGCGCGAACTGCCGACGCCGCCCAAGCTCGTCTACACCATCCCCGACTTCCAGAACCCCAGCGGCCGCACCATGTCCGTCGAACGCCGGACCGCGCTGGTGGAGCTGTGCCGGCAGCACGGCATCCTGATCGTCGAGGACGTCGCCTACAGCCAGCTCGGTTTCGACGACGCGCCGCGGCCCAGCCTGTGGTCGCTCGGGCCGGACGTGGTCGTCCAGATCGGCACGTTCTCCAAGGTGTTCTTCCCCGGCGTGCGGCTGGGCTGGGCGGTCGGCCCGGCGGCCGTCGTCGCACAGCTGTCCATCGCCAAGCAGAACTCGGACCAGTGCGCGGGCGCCTTGGGGCAGCGGATGCTGGAGGAGTACCTGCGGGCCGGGCACCTCGACGAGCACCTGCCGCTGGCCCGTGCGCTGTACCGGAGCCGGGCCTCGGCGCTGACCGGCGCCCTGGAGCGGCACTTCGACGGGCTGGCCACGTGGACCGTGCCGCAGGGCGGTTTCTTCAGCTGGCTGCACGTGCCCGGCGTCGACACCATGGCGCTCGCGGTCGTGGCACGGGAAAGCAGGGTCGCCTTCGTACCGGGCTCGGGCTTCTTCGCCGAGAGCCGTGACAACGAGCACCTCCGGTTGTCCTACAGCAGGATCAGCGAGTCCGACATCGAGGAGGGCGTCGTCCGGCTGGCCGCCGCCGTCCGATCACTGCGGGAGACGTCATGA
- a CDS encoding cupin domain-containing protein gives MTTSSEHFTTDGGGTPTAAGRFVDVNAIQAMTLVPGLDFQPVLGENLLLNFASYEPHTEAPTHSHAEEQIVIVTEGEFEFTIDGVTRTMRAGDVAVVPPWVPHGARTLDSTCKEIDVFTPPRSTLVDYAATQVEGSRVED, from the coding sequence ATGACCACCAGCTCCGAGCACTTCACCACCGACGGCGGCGGGACTCCCACCGCGGCCGGGCGGTTCGTCGACGTGAACGCCATCCAGGCGATGACCCTCGTGCCGGGCCTGGACTTCCAGCCCGTGCTGGGCGAGAACCTCCTGCTGAACTTCGCCTCGTACGAACCGCACACCGAGGCGCCGACGCACAGCCACGCCGAGGAGCAGATCGTCATCGTCACCGAGGGCGAGTTCGAGTTCACCATCGACGGTGTCACCCGCACCATGCGCGCCGGGGACGTCGCGGTCGTGCCGCCGTGGGTGCCGCACGGCGCCCGGACGCTGGACAGCACGTGCAAGGAGATCGACGTGTTCACGCCGCCGCGGTCGACGCTGGTCGACTACGCCGCCACGCAGGTCGAGGGTTCGAGGGTCGAGGACT